One segment of Methanoculleus taiwanensis DNA contains the following:
- a CDS encoding CheF family chemotaxis protein yields MKEVPIKVEHEGAWVPTRMGIAEDRITIGAPVSAEILYKSIVDLEQKKNQVSITTGGESERTYRIASVDKVLEVVKKFVIMSCSAYRLNAFFMSPAIRGGVLVQNAQWEKGAIAVLKTGIWFVSPNKQVCIPLGEVASISLTSREIQEKELDVVKIDHLIDNEVVTSFVLCPLTTLQVLYNFLKEATQDSEPAEALDPVTAQVAMLVYSGMDSHAIENMLQISQKELDAIYEKLLSLGVAEVICVRKEIQLTAKGVRHISDAVKSSTN; encoded by the coding sequence ATGAAGGAAGTTCCGATTAAGGTTGAACATGAAGGGGCGTGGGTCCCTACCCGGATGGGCATCGCAGAAGATCGGATCACGATCGGGGCGCCCGTCTCGGCGGAGATCCTTTATAAATCGATAGTCGACCTCGAGCAGAAGAAGAATCAGGTCTCCATAACGACCGGCGGCGAATCCGAACGGACGTATCGGATAGCATCCGTCGATAAAGTCCTCGAGGTTGTGAAGAAGTTCGTCATCATGTCCTGCAGCGCCTACCGGCTGAACGCATTCTTCATGTCGCCGGCGATACGAGGAGGCGTGCTGGTTCAGAACGCCCAGTGGGAGAAGGGTGCTATTGCCGTCCTCAAGACCGGGATCTGGTTTGTAAGCCCGAATAAGCAGGTCTGCATTCCCCTCGGGGAGGTGGCGAGCATCAGTCTTACGTCACGCGAGATCCAGGAGAAGGAACTCGATGTGGTCAAGATCGATCACCTCATCGATAACGAGGTGGTGACGAGTTTCGTCCTCTGCCCGCTCACGACGCTGCAGGTTCTGTATAATTTCTTAAAAGAGGCCACGCAGGACTCCGAGCCCGCCGAAGCGCTCGACCCGGTTACGGCACAGGTTGCGATGCTGGTCTACAGTGGGATGGATTCGCACGCCATAGAGAATATGCTCCAGATCTCCCAGAAAGAGCTCGATGCAATCTATGAAAAGCTCCTCTCGCTCGGTGTCGCCGAGGTCATCTGTGTCAGAAAAGAGATCCAGCTGACCGCAAAGGGCGTCCGTCACATCTCCGATGCGGTAAAATCTTCAACAAACTAA